In Candidatus Gorgyraea atricola, a genomic segment contains:
- a CDS encoding GIY-YIG nuclease family protein — MYYVYIIRSGKTGELYYGYTSDLTQRIKEHNSKQAYELVYYEAYKSSGDARNREIRLKQYAQALTALKSRLKESLK; from the coding sequence ATGTATTATGTATATATTATAAGATCTGGGAAGACAGGAGAGCTCTATTATGGCTATACGAGTGATCTTACTCAGCGCATTAAAGAACATAATAGCAAGCAGGCCTACGAGCTTGTTTATTACGAGGCCTATAAATCATCAGGAGATGCGCGTAATAGAGAAATTCGGCTAAAGCAGTATGCACAGGCGTTAACTGCTCTTAAGTCTAGATTGAAGGAGTCATTAAAATAA
- a CDS encoding HD domain-containing phosphohydrolase, with the protein MNNNNKNNIAPLYKKSILTTKEAAKLLKVGVQTIKNYIYSGKIKSFKTPGGHHRILRSDLPHQLETTFLEELKNSTEEYMKVNGNSKVTDTHETYLVIIKALSKAMAMREAPEVGHADFAVAYSLKMAEELKLSNEEKKTLELASLLRDLGKVGVSEQILGKPGKLTEQEYMVVKEHPKIAERIVRDIKFLENTKPLIRHHHESFNGTGYPDGLAGENIPLGARILAIAGVFQALVSDRPYRKAYSKEDAINIIKEHSGTQFDPTLVGHFLKIA; encoded by the coding sequence GTGAACAACAATAATAAAAACAATATCGCCCCACTGTACAAAAAGTCGATCCTGACCACAAAAGAAGCTGCCAAGCTTTTGAAGGTCGGCGTTCAAACCATAAAAAATTACATCTACAGCGGAAAGATAAAGTCATTTAAGACACCTGGCGGCCACCACCGCATACTTCGTTCTGATCTGCCTCACCAGTTAGAAACTACATTCCTGGAAGAACTTAAAAACAGTACAGAGGAATACATGAAGGTCAATGGCAACAGTAAAGTGACTGACACTCATGAGACATACCTTGTTATTATCAAGGCATTGTCAAAGGCAATGGCAATGAGAGAGGCGCCTGAGGTAGGCCATGCAGACTTTGCAGTGGCTTATTCTCTGAAGATGGCTGAGGAGCTCAAATTATCTAACGAGGAAAAAAAGACATTGGAGCTGGCATCACTCTTGCGTGACCTTGGAAAGGTCGGAGTGAGCGAGCAGATATTAGGAAAGCCAGGAAAGCTCACTGAGCAGGAATACATGGTTGTAAAGGAACACCCTAAGATCGCTGAAAGGATCGTGAGAGATATAAAATTTTTAGAAAATACAAAACCTCTTATACGGCATCACCATGAAAGTTTTAATGGCACTGGTTATCCTGATGGACTGGCTGGAGAAAACATTCCGCTGGGCGCGCGGATACTTGCTATTGCAGGCGTATTCCAGGCGCTTGTCTCTGACAGGCCTTATAGAAAGGCATATTCAAAAGAGGATGCGATAAATATAATAAAGGAGCATTCAGGCACGCAGTTTGACCCTACGTTAGTAGGTCATTTTCTTAAGATAGCGTAA
- a CDS encoding C39 family peptidase yields MKHLGTGVPKKQGGRNMRKLVCIIAALSIVFSGTVSPVLAAEVLTDKGLDSIVAGNVEVNTLTVDEQAQRFFKGLSNANTVDSANAVQSNVTVAAGVLTGSANVADVKNIDGPTSGTDSRTTSNTLLLDDQAQSLDYSCGPAALATLLSYYFGDKITEVDILEVLLTTCDIDKVKAKQGFSLLDLKRFAQARGYKVVGYKMDLEFLVELDKPVLIPVSIKDYSHFVIFRGLKGNRVFIADPVLGNMTMRYEKFEKIWEGGIGLVLNKEGEEALEHSPLRINGEEGGVFADSTSVQRLFGVNSLGRLFADGDF; encoded by the coding sequence ATGAAACATTTAGGTACAGGCGTACCTAAAAAACAAGGAGGAAGAAACATGCGGAAATTAGTATGTATTATCGCAGCTTTAAGCATTGTTTTTTCAGGAACTGTTTCTCCGGTATTAGCAGCTGAGGTCCTTACAGACAAGGGCTTAGACTCTATTGTCGCGGGTAATGTGGAAGTCAATACCCTGACAGTAGATGAACAGGCCCAGAGGTTTTTTAAGGGCTTAAGCAACGCGAATACCGTGGATTCAGCAAATGCAGTACAGTCAAACGTTACTGTAGCAGCTGGCGTACTGACTGGAAGCGCAAACGTCGCTGATGTAAAGAATATCGATGGTCCTACGAGCGGCACTGATTCAAGGACAACAAGCAACACGTTGCTCTTGGATGATCAGGCGCAGAGCCTTGATTATTCATGCGGGCCGGCAGCTTTGGCAACTCTCTTAAGTTACTACTTTGGTGACAAGATCACTGAAGTGGACATACTCGAGGTGCTCTTGACGACCTGTGATATTGATAAGGTAAAAGCAAAGCAGGGGTTTTCACTCCTGGACCTGAAGAGGTTTGCACAGGCACGCGGCTATAAGGTCGTGGGCTATAAGATGGATCTGGAGTTTCTCGTGGAGCTGGACAAGCCAGTCCTGATCCCTGTAAGTATAAAGGATTACTCCCATTTCGTTATATTTAGGGGATTAAAGGGCAACAGGGTGTTTATCGCAGACCCTGTGTTAGGCAATATGACCATGCGCTACGAGAAGTTCGAGAAGATCTGGGAAGGCGGAATAGGCCTGGTCTTGAATAAAGAGGGCGAGGAAGCTTTAGAACACTCGCCGCTACGGATCAATGGCGAAGAAGGCGGAGTATTTGCTGATTCCACATCTGTCCAGAGACTATTCGGGGTAAATTCGCTGGGTAGGCTATTTGCGGACGGGGATTTTTAA